The nucleotide sequence CCTTCGCGGTCAGCCTCAGAGATGGTTGACGCTGCAGCCTTTTTCCTTTATCTGCAAGTATCTGTCCGGGAATACGGGGGGGATAATCCCCCCCCGGCGGATCCAGGGCAGCGCCCCAAGATTTTTTGACTTTCAATATTTTATCTTTTAAGTATCAAAAAAAGAAAATGTTCTATCCTTTGACTTTTTTATTGTATATTTTGATTTTCCATAATTCTTTCGAAGAAGCGTCTCGAAGCCCTATAAAAGGACAACAGGTTTTCAATAAATAACAACGAACAAAGTCAAAGGACAGAACATTTTCTTTTTTTGATACTTAAAAGATAAAATATTAAAAGGCAGATAATTTTTACTCCCACTCAAGGAATCTGGGATCGCCCGTGCTGATTCTGCTCACCAATGACGACGGCGTCTTCTCCCCGGCCTTCTCGGAGCTGGTGCAGGTGTTCGCCTCCTTCGGACGGGTTGTGGTAGTGGCGCCGGATCGGGATCGCAGCGGCACCTCCCACGCCATTCTGCGGGAGCCGCCCCCCCGCCTTCAGGAAGAGGGCCCCGGCGTCTTCTCCTGCAGCGGCACCCCCGCCGACTGCGTCATCCAGGCCCTGAACAAACTGGGCTCCAACCGGCCCGATCTGGTCATCGCGGGCATCAACCACGGGGCCAACCTGAGCGAGGACATCACCTATTCCGGAACCGTCGGCGCCGCCCTGGAAGCCACTCTCAACGGCATTCCCGCCATCGCCGTCTCCCTGGCGGGACGGGAAGCCCCCTGGCACTACGACAGCGCCGGCCGCATCACTGCCATGATGGCCA is from Magnetococcales bacterium and encodes:
- the surE gene encoding 5'/3'-nucleotidase SurE, producing the protein MLILLTNDDGVFSPAFSELVQVFASFGRVVVVAPDRDRSGTSHAILREPPPRLQEEGPGVFSCSGTPADCVIQALNKLGSNRPDLVIAGINHGANLSEDITYSGTVGAALEATLNGIPAIAVSLAGREAPWHYDSAGRITAMMAKLWEKRPLPVGTFLNINVPNVPFFALKPPLVTRQGRLPNTNRGLSLSPLWNPVSPRELPEAPEDHQAVALGHPSVTPLLADLTQRRALDNLGEWPCFR